GCCATAGCCGGCATGGACCGCATGGTCCCCCCTCTCGCGAGCGATCGGTCTCTTCGCGACCGCCGCTAGCACCGCGGGCGCGCCGGCGTCAATCGTCAGCGGCGGCGCGGGGGCCCGAGCGTCCACGCGCCGTCGGCTGGATCGCGGTACCAGCCGCCCGCGGCGTGCGTGCCGCCGTCGACGTGCAGCGTGACCCCGGTCACGTAGCGCGCAAGGTCCGACGCGAGGAACACCGCCGCACCGGCGATGTCGTCGGGCTCCGCCGCGCGGCCGAGCGGCACCGTCCAACGAAATCGCTCGCGATCGCCCTCGGGGATCATCGCGCGCAGCCCCTCCGTCATGCACACGTCGGGCGCGATCGCGTTCACGCGGATGCCGTGCGGGCCGAGCTCGACCGCCGTCGTCTGCGTGAAGTTGACGACGCCCGCCTTGGCGGCGGCATAGGGAGCGTAGCCCGGCGCGGCGCGGACGCCCTCGATCGAGACGATGTTGATGATGCTGCCGCCGAGCCCGCCGTCCGCCATGCGGCGCGCGACGGCCTGCGTGCAGGAGAAGACGCTCCGGAGGTTCGCGCGCAGGAGCGCGTCCCATCCCTTCTCCTTGCTCTCGAGAAACGGCGCGGCGAACGTGCCGCCGGCGTTGTTGACCAGCACGTCGAGACGGCCGGTGCGCTCGGCCGTCGTCGCGACGGCCCGCTCGACGGCCTCGCCGTCCCGCACGTCGGTCGGGATCGGGAGCGCCTCGCCACCCGCGGCGCGAATCTCGTCGGCCGTCCGGGCGCAGGTCGCCGGGTCGATCTCGAGCAGCGCCACGCGGGCGCCGAAGCGCGCGAGCGCGAGCGCGATCCCCTTGCCGATGCCGGCGCCGGCGCCGGTCACGATCGCCGTGCGGCAGGTGAGGAGCGCGTCCTGCGGCGTCACGTCGCCGTCACTGGGGCGTATAGCAGACGACCACGCGGTCGCCCGATTTGAACCCGTCGCGGAAGCTCTGCTCGAACCCCTTCCAGCGCTCGGGGTACTTCTTCGCGTAGTCGTCCATGATCCGGGTCTCGAGCGCCGGATCCTTCACGAGCGCGCCGGTCGCCTGGAAGCTCGGACCGTCGGGCTTCCCCACGGCGATGCGGGCCTTCGTGCGCTTCCAGCCGATGCGTCGCACGCGCCACGAGGTCGGGCGGGTGGCGACGTACACCTTGCCGTCCTCGAAGTGGAACCAGATCTCCGCCGGCTTGCTCCACTCTCCGGTCTTGCGCTCGCTCTGCACGTAGACGTACGGCGCCTCGCGCAACGCCTTGTCCAGCTCGGGGGTGAGGGCGGCGGACGCCGCGGTCGCGGCCACCAGCACGAGACCGATCGCGAAGACGGTGGGGCGCCGCATGGGGCGTCCATACTGCCGGCCCCCCGGGGGATCAAGCGCACGGAGTGTACTTGACCGCGAAACGAAACGCGGGCACGTGGGAGCTTCACAACTCACGGGAGGTCCCATGATCCGATCCGCGCGACTCGCGACTGCTGCTTGCGTCCTCGTCCTGGCCGGTGCCCGGCTGGCGGGCGCCGACAGCGGCGAGGACCAGTTGATCAAGTACTACCGCAAGAAGAACAACGTCCCGCCGGCGGCCAAGGTCGCGGTCGAGGGCGTGAAGGACTCCACGAACATCAAGGGCGCCAAGGAAGGGACGCTCGTCATCGGTGAGGGCGCGGCGGCGCAGCGCAGG
The sequence above is a segment of the Candidatus Eisenbacteria bacterium genome. Coding sequences within it:
- a CDS encoding glucose 1-dehydrogenase, producing the protein MTPQDALLTCRTAIVTGAGAGIGKGIALALARFGARVALLEIDPATCARTADEIRAAGGEALPIPTDVRDGEAVERAVATTAERTGRLDVLVNNAGGTFAAPFLESKEKGWDALLRANLRSVFSCTQAVARRMADGGLGGSIINIVSIEGVRAAPGYAPYAAAKAGVVNFTQTTAVELGPHGIRVNAIAPDVCMTEGLRAMIPEGDRERFRWTVPLGRAAEPDDIAGAAVFLASDLARYVTGVTLHVDGGTHAAGGWYRDPADGAWTLGPPRRR